In the genome of Tsukamurella paurometabola DSM 20162, the window CTGCGGGCCGAAGGCGTCGAGCATCTTCGTGGCCCCGGCGGTGGTCGTCGGAAGCCCGCCGGCGATCGCACCGACCGCGAGACCGAGGCCGATCACCAGGAGCAGCAGCCCCGGCCATCTCCGGGGCGGGGGCGTCGCCGCGGTCCGCGGCGGGGCCACCGCCCGGAGCCGGGGGACGCCACCGAGCAGTGCGGCGCCCGCGTCGGGCGCGGCGGTCACCCGTTGTAGGTGCCCGTGAGGTGCCACAGGCCGGTGAAGTTGTTGAACGGCCCGCCGACGATCTGGCTGGTCCACTGCAGCGTGTAGGTGCTGCCGTTGATCGAACCCGTGACCGCGCTGGTCTTGCCCGGGAAGCCGCCGCCCGGCTTCGGGGCGCCCTGGTTGAAGACCTGGCCGTTCCAGGCGACGCCGAACGCGGACAGGTCGCCCGACAGCGACGAGCCGTTGCGGGTGATGCTCGGCACCGACGTGCCCTTGCCGGTCTGCGGGTCGGTGGCCTTCGTCGAGGTCACGAAGTCGGAGCCGAAGAAGGTCCGGGCGCCGGTGACCTGCGACTGGTACGAGCCCGAGGTCAGTGAGCCGGACAGCGGCGTAATGGTCTTGTCCGAGTTGGTGGAGTTGCCGTTGGCGAGGAACGGGCCCGACTGCGAACCGCTCGGCAGGATCATCCGGAAATACGAACCCGAGCCGATCGAGAACGTGCCCTTGAGGGCGTCGGCATGGGCGGCAGGCGCGGCGACGATCGTGCTCGCTGCGGCGGCGACAACGGATACCCCTGCGATCAGGGCTCGGCGGGGGAAGTTCTTACGCATGAGTCGATCTCGCTTTCGGTGGAGTGAATGACCCGGTGGACGTGACGGTAGCCCCGGTAGTACGGACGGCGAATAATTCGGCTCACCACGAATCCGAAGGTGTGATCTGCGCTTCGTTGGGGGCTTGTCCGCTGCGTTCACCGGACGTAGATTTCAACGCATGATGAATACTAGGTGTCTCATCGTGGGCGGCGGCCCTGCCGGAATGGTGCTCGGCCTGCTGCTCGCGCGGGCCGGCGTGCAGGTCACCGTGATGGAGGAGCACAGTGACTTCCTGCGCGACTTCCGCGGCGACACCGTGCATGCCTCGACGCTGCGGCTGCTCGACGAGCTCGGTCTGGGCGCGCGGTTCGCGGCCATCCCGCACCGCCTGGTCGAACAGATGACGGTGCAACTCGACGCCGGTGACGCGGTGGTCGCAGACTTCCGCCGACTTCCGGGGCGGCACAAGCACATCGCGTTCGTGCCACAGTGGGACTTACTGGACCTGCTCGCCGAAGCCGCTGCCACCGAGCCGAGCTTCACCTTGGTGCGCGACGCCGAGGTGATCGACTTGGTCCGAGACGGGGAAGCGATCGGCGGCGTGCGATATCGCGATCGCCGGACCGGGGCCGAGCACGAGGTGCGGGCCGCGCTCACCGTCGCGTGCGACGGCCGCGACTCCGCCGTGCGCGCGGCGGCGGGAATCGTTCCGCGCCGGTTCGGGGTACCGATGGACGTTCTCTGGTTCCGGCTGCCCCGTCGTGCTGGCGATCCCGACGGGGTGTTCGGCCGCATGAGTGCGGGGCGATTCGCCGTGACGATCGACCGCGGGACGTATTGGCAGTGCGCCTATGTAATCCCGAAGGGCAGCGACATCGCGCTCCGCGCGGGCGGGCTCGACCGCTTCCGGCGCGAGGTTGCCGGGCTTGCGCCGTGGACCGCCGACCGCGTCGCCACCCTCGAATCGCTGGAGGAGGTGAAACTGCTCAACGTAGAACTCAATCGAGCGCGCGGATGGTACGCCGAGGGACTG includes:
- a CDS encoding FAD-dependent oxidoreductase, with translation MMNTRCLIVGGGPAGMVLGLLLARAGVQVTVMEEHSDFLRDFRGDTVHASTLRLLDELGLGARFAAIPHRLVEQMTVQLDAGDAVVADFRRLPGRHKHIAFVPQWDLLDLLAEAAATEPSFTLVRDAEVIDLVRDGEAIGGVRYRDRRTGAEHEVRAALTVACDGRDSAVRAAAGIVPRRFGVPMDVLWFRLPRRAGDPDGVFGRMSAGRFAVTIDRGTYWQCAYVIPKGSDIALRAGGLDRFRREVAGLAPWTADRVATLESLEEVKLLNVELNRARGWYAEGLLLIGDAAHAMSPVGGVGINLAVADAVAAARILGPALRTGEPLPVGLLCRVQIRRWLPTVLVQGVQRVVHRAVLAPALAAPGTVGTENRMPLPIRVLRRFPVLRGLTARGVAIGPLPEHAPDWACRASA